The Austwickia sp. genome includes a region encoding these proteins:
- a CDS encoding glycosyltransferase — translation MLVPFLRHRPGPTGDATAYDWHFFVPCRNEQAVIGASLARLRESFPQAHVWVIDDASDDDTAAIVAAAAAADGNVHLVRRTLPEAQTGKGDALNAAYRALSAWLTQRPTPVDHGRVVVGVVDAEGVLAPDALGYAAGVFADPAVGAAQCQVQMFAAPDGTSRFGRILRDFQDAEFRTTIAAMQVLRGYTLSVGLGGNGQFSRLAALDAIGATGAGAGGQPWHGSLLEDYELSLHLMLAGWQTRYLHEAVVSQEAVITLRALIRQRTRWCQRGMQCVRYLREVAVSPHITPAATLEMAYFLSTPFQELVGMVVWPLVAVGVVALGIAGSPDLLTFATNAAWVLPLVLLTGIAPFASWGVIYGRQRGFGPARCVAHGLGYWLYSYLPQIYVVSSVYRLAKGRTGWEKTARLADAQPGVPGAGVGAELPASAPAPSPVETAAPRLALRPAGGPRTAHVTTATATGRAAKSADPANAAHLALTRAHR, via the coding sequence ATGCTCGTGCCCTTCCTGCGGCACCGCCCGGGCCCGACCGGCGACGCGACGGCGTACGACTGGCACTTCTTCGTCCCCTGCCGCAACGAACAGGCCGTCATCGGCGCCTCCCTGGCCCGGCTGCGCGAGTCCTTCCCACAGGCGCACGTCTGGGTCATCGACGACGCCAGCGACGACGACACCGCGGCCATCGTCGCGGCCGCCGCCGCTGCGGACGGGAACGTCCACCTGGTACGCCGTACGCTCCCCGAGGCCCAGACCGGCAAGGGCGACGCGCTCAACGCGGCGTACCGTGCCCTCTCGGCGTGGCTGACGCAGCGGCCCACGCCGGTGGATCACGGCCGCGTCGTCGTCGGCGTCGTCGACGCCGAAGGGGTGCTGGCGCCGGACGCGCTCGGCTACGCGGCGGGCGTCTTCGCCGACCCCGCCGTAGGCGCCGCCCAGTGCCAGGTGCAGATGTTCGCCGCGCCCGACGGGACCAGCCGGTTCGGGCGGATCCTGCGCGACTTCCAGGACGCCGAGTTCCGCACGACGATCGCCGCGATGCAGGTCCTGCGCGGCTACACCCTCTCGGTGGGCCTCGGCGGCAACGGCCAGTTCAGCCGGCTCGCCGCGCTCGACGCGATCGGCGCCACCGGCGCCGGGGCGGGTGGCCAGCCCTGGCACGGCTCGCTGCTGGAGGACTACGAACTCAGCCTGCACCTCATGCTCGCCGGCTGGCAGACCCGCTACCTGCACGAGGCCGTCGTCAGCCAGGAGGCCGTGATCACGCTGCGCGCCCTGATCCGGCAGCGCACCCGGTGGTGCCAGCGCGGCATGCAGTGCGTGCGCTACCTGCGCGAGGTCGCCGTCAGCCCGCACATCACGCCGGCCGCAACGCTGGAGATGGCGTACTTCCTCTCGACCCCCTTCCAGGAACTCGTCGGCATGGTCGTCTGGCCGCTGGTCGCGGTGGGCGTCGTGGCCCTCGGGATCGCCGGCAGCCCCGACCTGCTCACGTTCGCCACCAACGCCGCCTGGGTGCTGCCGCTCGTGCTGCTCACCGGGATCGCGCCGTTCGCGTCCTGGGGGGTCATCTACGGCCGCCAGCGCGGGTTCGGGCCGGCGCGCTGCGTGGCGCACGGGCTGGGCTACTGGCTGTATTCGTACCTGCCGCAGATCTACGTCGTCTCCTCCGTCTACCGGCTGGCCAAGGGCCGCACCGGCTGGGAGAAGACCGCCCGCCTCGCCGACGCCCAACCGGGCGTTCCCGGGGCCGGTGTCGGTGCCGAGCTTCCGGCGTCGGCCCCCGCGCCGTCCCCGGTCGAGACCGCCGCGCCGCGGCTGGCCCTGCGCCCCGCCGGAGGGCCACGCACCGCCCACGTCACCACCGCGACCGCGACCGGCCGCGCCGCCAAATCTGCCGACCCTGCCAACGCTGCCCACCTCGCCCTGACGCGAGCCCACCGATGA
- a CDS encoding LPXTG cell wall anchor domain-containing protein — MYAGGLPSSTPTLTGGATVAAGGATLLPVTGSGVIVLALLGAVLLGAGLLMLSIVKRRHGG; from the coding sequence ATGTACGCGGGTGGTCTTCCCAGCTCCACGCCGACCCTGACCGGCGGCGCGACCGTCGCGGCCGGCGGCGCGACCCTGCTGCCCGTCACGGGGTCCGGGGTCATCGTGCTCGCGCTGCTCGGCGCCGTGCTGCTCGGCGCGGGCCTGCTCATGCTGAGCATCGTGAAGCGGCGCCACGGCGGCTGA
- a CDS encoding thioesterase family protein, producing MPRRRGRTSGIVTLVTLPADLPELDASTPAYYTPLGNEVYMPTLHTQGAWNAHEQHMAPVAGLLAHVMESHDPRPDLQLSRVTYEILGLIPAAPSAITVRTIRPGRTIELVEATMTILGRDVVRATGWRLSRQDTAEVAGGFWDGLPAPDTLEPWPGSDTWDGGYIASLDFRTVAGNQPGSGMAWISTDKALVAGEETSPVAGFITLVDTANGIATRAHPAEWMFPNLDLTIHLFRNPTPGWVGFDTEVIFGETGVGLTSSKLYDERGAVGRSEQILTVREVPVRTA from the coding sequence ATGCCGCGACGGCGCGGTCGGACCTCTGGCATCGTGACCCTCGTGACGCTGCCTGCCGACCTGCCCGAACTCGACGCCAGCACGCCGGCGTACTACACGCCGCTGGGCAACGAGGTCTACATGCCGACCCTGCACACGCAGGGCGCCTGGAACGCCCACGAGCAGCACATGGCCCCGGTGGCCGGCCTGCTCGCGCACGTCATGGAGTCCCACGACCCGCGCCCTGACCTGCAGCTGTCCCGGGTGACGTACGAGATTCTCGGCCTCATCCCCGCCGCGCCCTCGGCCATCACGGTGCGGACGATCCGGCCCGGCCGCACGATTGAGCTGGTCGAGGCCACCATGACCATCCTGGGACGCGACGTCGTGCGGGCCACCGGGTGGCGGCTGTCGCGCCAGGACACCGCGGAGGTGGCCGGCGGCTTCTGGGACGGGCTCCCGGCGCCCGACACCCTCGAGCCCTGGCCCGGGTCGGACACCTGGGACGGCGGGTACATCGCCTCGCTGGACTTCCGCACCGTGGCCGGCAACCAGCCGGGCAGCGGCATGGCCTGGATCAGCACCGACAAGGCGCTGGTGGCAGGCGAGGAGACCAGCCCCGTCGCGGGCTTCATCACGCTGGTCGACACGGCCAATGGCATTGCGACGCGCGCGCATCCGGCCGAATGGATGTTCCCGAACCTGGACCTCACGATCCACCTGTTCCGCAATCCCACGCCCGGCTGGGTCGGCTTCGACACCGAGGTCATCTTCGGGGAGACCGGGGTGGGGCTGACGTCCTCCAAGCTGTACGACGAGCGGGGCGCCGTCGGTCGATCCGAGCAGATCCTGACCGTTCGTGAGGTCCCCGTCCGGACGGCCTGA
- a CDS encoding archaeosortase/exosortase family protein, which translates to MSTTRRALRLTGAAALLAVAATLLVCWSRLVPTETSWTAAALRPLFGAGTGAAEDVVWTGIGTDAMLGMRLTTLCSTIVLLVPLGALGAALLLWLRRSPGWRIGVGVGFALAVAAAANQLRLALLVVLWRWHGQQGFDLGHRYLGSLEVIILFGLSMYLMVRIATGGRRTVQTRSQEATA; encoded by the coding sequence ATGAGCACCACCCGCCGCGCGCTGCGCCTGACCGGCGCCGCCGCCCTGCTGGCGGTCGCCGCCACCCTGCTGGTGTGCTGGTCGCGCCTCGTCCCGACCGAGACGAGCTGGACCGCCGCCGCGTTGCGCCCGTTGTTCGGCGCGGGCACCGGGGCGGCCGAGGACGTCGTCTGGACCGGCATCGGCACCGACGCGATGCTCGGCATGCGGCTGACGACCCTCTGCTCGACGATCGTCCTGCTCGTCCCGCTCGGCGCACTCGGCGCGGCCCTCCTGCTGTGGCTGCGCCGCAGCCCCGGCTGGCGCATCGGGGTGGGGGTCGGCTTCGCGCTGGCCGTGGCCGCCGCGGCCAACCAGCTGCGGCTCGCCCTCCTCGTCGTGCTGTGGCGCTGGCACGGCCAGCAGGGCTTCGACCTGGGCCACCGCTACCTCGGATCCCTGGAGGTCATCATCCTCTTCGGGCTGTCGATGTATCTGATGGTGCGGATCGCCACCGGCGGACGCCGTACCGTCCAGACCCGCAGCCAGGAGGCGACCGCATGA